The Afipia massiliensis genome has a segment encoding these proteins:
- a CDS encoding PAAR domain-containing protein — protein sequence MRTMLLCPILVAAILSGSAYAQTPGVVTGGADGVTFNGKPAARQGDTTSDGSVIVEGSPNVFINGKPAAVMSGKTGCGGVVVGGAGGIYINGKPAARTGDQTSGCPK from the coding sequence ATGCGGACCATGCTGTTGTGCCCGATCCTTGTCGCCGCGATTCTTTCGGGCTCGGCATATGCGCAAACACCCGGCGTGGTCACAGGCGGCGCGGACGGCGTCACCTTCAACGGCAAGCCCGCCGCACGTCAGGGCGACACGACCAGCGACGGCAGCGTGATTGTCGAAGGATCTCCGAACGTCTTCATCAACGGCAAGCCCGCGGCCGTCATGAGCGGCAAGACTGGATGCGGCGGCGTTGTCGTCGGCGGCGCAGGCGGCATTTATATCAACGGGAAACCGGCAGCCCGCACCGGCGATCAGACGTCGGGATGCCCGAAGTAA
- a CDS encoding NIPSNAP family protein, with protein sequence MIQEMRVYRCLPGRLPNLLKRFENHTLKIWEKHGIRQAGFFTTVIGQSNQELTYFLAWESLAEREQKWTAFMTDPAWLSVRAESEKDGQIVENIVSQLLTPTAFSSVK encoded by the coding sequence ATGATCCAAGAAATGCGTGTCTATCGCTGTCTTCCGGGGCGGCTTCCAAATTTGCTGAAGCGCTTCGAGAACCACACGCTGAAAATCTGGGAAAAGCATGGCATCCGTCAGGCCGGATTTTTCACCACGGTGATTGGCCAGTCCAATCAGGAACTGACCTATTTTCTGGCGTGGGAGTCGCTGGCCGAGCGCGAGCAGAAGTGGACCGCGTTCATGACCGACCCCGCCTGGCTTTCGGTGCGCGCGGAAAGCGAAAAGGACGGTCAGATCGTCGAGAACATCGTCAGCCAGCTTCTGACGCCGACTGCATTCTCCTCGGTGAAGTGA
- a CDS encoding VOC family protein, producing the protein MARGLDHIVHAVRDLDAAADFYRRAGFKVGARNRHPWGTHNHVVQFPNFFIEVLTVGEPEKLVGEGLPQIFGAANRDAIARGDGFSMLILESTDIEVDVADFEASGIGASSALPFSREAVLPDGSTTTVGFSLAFARDALSPHTGFAACQQHNPAAFWKPDYQQHANGASGVLGAVLVADNPTDHHIFLSAYTGVRDLHASSIGVTAATPRGDVEIMEAVSFRDQFGTAPKLDGEGASLKGLRLAVPDIDALERVLRAGGVASHRQTGRLVVPPETAFGATLIFETPAGI; encoded by the coding sequence ATGGCTCGCGGTCTCGATCACATCGTCCATGCCGTTCGCGACCTCGATGCGGCGGCGGATTTCTATCGGCGCGCCGGCTTCAAGGTCGGCGCGCGCAACAGACATCCGTGGGGGACGCACAATCATGTGGTGCAGTTTCCCAATTTCTTCATCGAAGTGCTGACGGTCGGCGAACCAGAGAAGCTGGTCGGCGAGGGATTGCCGCAAATCTTCGGTGCCGCCAATCGCGATGCGATTGCCCGCGGCGATGGATTCTCGATGCTGATCCTGGAGAGCACGGACATCGAGGTCGATGTTGCGGACTTCGAGGCGTCGGGGATCGGCGCCTCAAGCGCACTGCCGTTTTCGCGCGAAGCCGTCTTGCCCGACGGAAGCACCACCACGGTGGGCTTCTCGCTGGCCTTTGCGCGCGATGCGTTGTCGCCGCACACGGGCTTCGCGGCCTGTCAGCAGCATAATCCAGCCGCCTTCTGGAAGCCGGATTATCAGCAGCATGCCAACGGCGCGAGCGGCGTCCTCGGTGCGGTTCTCGTCGCGGACAATCCGACCGATCATCACATCTTCCTCAGTGCCTATACGGGCGTGCGTGACCTGCATGCCAGTTCGATCGGCGTCACCGCGGCGACGCCGCGCGGCGATGTCGAGATCATGGAAGCGGTATCGTTTCGCGATCAGTTCGGAACCGCGCCCAAACTGGACGGCGAGGGCGCCTCGTTGAAGGGGCTGCGCCTTGCGGTGCCGGACATCGATGCGCTGGAACGTGTGCTCAGGGCCGGCGGGGTGGCGTCACACCGGCAGACCGGGCGGCTCGTGGTGCCGCCGGAGACCGCCTTTGGCGCAACCCTGATATTCGAGACACCGGCCGGGATTTGA